One region of Gossypium raimondii isolate GPD5lz chromosome 6, ASM2569854v1, whole genome shotgun sequence genomic DNA includes:
- the LOC105772291 gene encoding transcription factor MYB36: MGRAPCCDKANVKKGPWSPEEDAKLKAYIEHYGTGGNWISLPQKIGLKRCGKSCRLRWLNYLRPNIKHGGFSEEEDEIICSLYVSIGSRWSIIAAQLPGRTDNDIKNYWNTRLKKKLLGRYLRPEPPFPVVPVPYSSQEQSIQFTNSQCSVVDGANMEQHMLQGQTSSSSLNGMGLLYGEDIINDTSSLVCLGMFQHYAFNDRISLQ; this comes from the exons atGGGTAGAGCTCCTTGCTGTGACAAAGCTAACGTGAAAAAAGGTCCATGGTCACCTGAAGAAGATGCCAAGCTCAAGGCATATATTGAGCACTATGGTACTGGTGGAAACTGGATCTCTTTGCCTCAGAAAATTG GTCTCAAGAGATGTGGGAAGAGCTGCCGTTTAAGATGGTTGAACTATCTTCGCCCAAATATCAAACATGGAGGTTTCtcggaagaagaagatgaaattatTTGTAGTCTCTATGTCAGTATTGGGAGTag gTGGTCTATTATTGCTGCACAGTTACCCGGGAGGACTGATAATGATATAAAGAATTATTGGAACACAAGACTTAAGAAGAAGCTTCTTGGCAGATATCTCCGGCCTGAGCCGCCTTTCCCGGTGGTGCCGGTACCGTACTCGAGCCAAGAACAAAGTATCCAGTTTACGAACTCTCAGTGCAGTGTTGTAGATGGAGCAAATATGGAGCAGCACATGCTTCAAGGGCAAACCAGTTCTTCTTCATTAAATGGAATGGGATTGTTATATGGGGAAGACATTATCAATGATACAAGCTCTCTGGTTTGCCTTGGAATGTTTCAACACTATGCGTTCAATGATCGTATCAGCTTGCAGTAA
- the LOC105774663 gene encoding branched-chain amino acid aminotransferase 2, chloroplastic isoform X1 produces MFNVQLSFTNASIFQFSSSFMVQHHLQLAAASSYGWLRATPSDGHSETSVDKRWDSLAFNPVKTDYIYVMKSCKDGSFSNGGLRHYGNIEISPSAAVLNYGQGIIENLKAYKNKNGSIILFRVEENGLRMRVGADRMCMPAPTIEQFVEAVTSTVSANERWIPPSNKGFLHVRPLLMGNGPVLSLTPAPEFIFLIYVTPVRNYFEGGLKPINVVVENDIHRATLGGVGNIKAIGNYAGIMKAQAKAKANGFSDVLYLDSIHNRYLEEVSTANVFVVKDNTISTPVLGGTILPGITRKSIIEIAHSQGFKVEERLVPVEELFDADEVFCCGNAVCVLPVGSITLNGKRVDYGESGFVVSQQLHSALANIQMGLIEDKMGWTTLLN; encoded by the exons ATGTTTAATGTTCAATTGAGCTTTACAAACGCTTCAATTTTCcaattctcttcttctttcatG GTTCAACATCATCTTCAATTGGCTGCTGCATCTTCATATGGTTGGCTTCGAGCCACTCCATCAGATGGTCATAG tgaaacaTCAGTGGATAAAAGATGGGATAGCCTTGCATTCAATCCTGTGAAAACAGActatatttatgtaatgaaaaGTTGTAAAGATGGAAGCTTTTCAAATGGTGGTTTAAGACATTATGGGAACATTGAGATTAGTCCATCAGCTGCTGTCTTGAATTATGGACAG GGGATTATTGAGAATTTGAAAGCATACAAGAACAAAAATGGTTCGATTATACTTTTTCGTGTTGAGGAAAATGGATTGCGAATGAGGGTTGGTGCAGATCGAATGTGTATGCCTGCACCGACTATCGAACAGTTTGTGGAAGCTGTAACGAGTACCGTATCGGCGAATGAACGATGG ATTCCTCCTTCCAATAAAGGCTTTTTACACGTTCGACCGCTACTTATGGGGAATGGACCTGTTCTTAGTCTTACACCGGCACCCGAATTCATCTTTTTGATCTATGTTACACCAGTTAGGAACTATTTTGAG GGTGGTTTGAAGCCGATTAATGTGGTGGTCGAAAACGATATACATCGTGCAACCCTTGGAGGAGTTGGAAACATAAAAGCTATAGGGAATTACGCCGGG aTTATGAAGGCACAGGCTAAAGCTAAAGCAAATGGTTTCTCTGATGTTCTGTATCTCGACTCCATTCATAATCGATATCTCGAAGAGGTCTCTACCGCTAATGTTTTTGTCGTAAAG GATAATACCATCTCCACTCCTGTTCTAGGAGGAACAATTCTTCCTGGCATTACAAGAAAAAGTATTATAGAAATTGCTCACAGCCAAGGTTTCAAG GTTGAGGAACGACTCGTGCCGGTTGAGGAATTGTTTGATGCCGACGAAGTCTTTTGTTGCGGGAATGCTGTCTGCGTATTGCCTGTTGGCAGCATTACTCTCAATGGGAAAAG GGTGGATTATGGCGAGAGTGGATTTGTGGTATCTCAACAGCTCCACTCAGCACTTGCAAATATACAGATGGGTCTTATAGAAGATAAAATGGGTTGGACTACATTGTTAAACTAG
- the LOC105774663 gene encoding branched-chain amino acid aminotransferase 2, chloroplastic isoform X2, with protein sequence MFNVQLSFTNASIFQFSSSFMVQHHLQLAAASSYGWLRATPSDGHSETSVDKRWDSLAFNPVKTDYIYVMKSCKDGSFSNGGLRHYGNIEISPSAAVLNYGQGIIENLKAYKNKNGSIILFRVEENGLRMRVGADRMCMPAPTIEQFVEAVTSTVSANERWIPPSNKGFLHVRPLLMGNGPVLSLTPAPEFIFLIYVTPVRNYFEGGLKPINVVVENDIHRATLGGVGNIKAIGNYAGIMKAQAKAKANGFSDVLYLDSIHNRYLEEVSTANVFVVKDNTISTPVLGGTILPGITRKSIIEIAHSQGFKGISVVYI encoded by the exons ATGTTTAATGTTCAATTGAGCTTTACAAACGCTTCAATTTTCcaattctcttcttctttcatG GTTCAACATCATCTTCAATTGGCTGCTGCATCTTCATATGGTTGGCTTCGAGCCACTCCATCAGATGGTCATAG tgaaacaTCAGTGGATAAAAGATGGGATAGCCTTGCATTCAATCCTGTGAAAACAGActatatttatgtaatgaaaaGTTGTAAAGATGGAAGCTTTTCAAATGGTGGTTTAAGACATTATGGGAACATTGAGATTAGTCCATCAGCTGCTGTCTTGAATTATGGACAG GGGATTATTGAGAATTTGAAAGCATACAAGAACAAAAATGGTTCGATTATACTTTTTCGTGTTGAGGAAAATGGATTGCGAATGAGGGTTGGTGCAGATCGAATGTGTATGCCTGCACCGACTATCGAACAGTTTGTGGAAGCTGTAACGAGTACCGTATCGGCGAATGAACGATGG ATTCCTCCTTCCAATAAAGGCTTTTTACACGTTCGACCGCTACTTATGGGGAATGGACCTGTTCTTAGTCTTACACCGGCACCCGAATTCATCTTTTTGATCTATGTTACACCAGTTAGGAACTATTTTGAG GGTGGTTTGAAGCCGATTAATGTGGTGGTCGAAAACGATATACATCGTGCAACCCTTGGAGGAGTTGGAAACATAAAAGCTATAGGGAATTACGCCGGG aTTATGAAGGCACAGGCTAAAGCTAAAGCAAATGGTTTCTCTGATGTTCTGTATCTCGACTCCATTCATAATCGATATCTCGAAGAGGTCTCTACCGCTAATGTTTTTGTCGTAAAG GATAATACCATCTCCACTCCTGTTCTAGGAGGAACAATTCTTCCTGGCATTACAAGAAAAAGTATTATAGAAATTGCTCACAGCCAAGGTTTCAAG GGTATATCAGTTGTATATATCTGA
- the LOC105774538 gene encoding homeobox protein knotted-1-like 2: MEEYNQINENSSTSRGNFLYASQVLASNGSPYGRTSSGSIPPVLTSFHLQPSDQHPIVKTEASASQHAQKFHYNNNNNNPLLRGHQPIHHQQKGNESSSEVEAIKAKIIAHPQYSNLLEAYMDCQKVGAPPEVVVRLAAVRQEFEARQRSSVTSRDNSKDPELDQFMEAYYDMLVKYREELTRPIQEAWDFMRRIEAQLNMLGNGPVRIFNSDEKCEGVGSSEEDQDNSGGETELPEIDPRAEDRELKNHLLRKYSGYLSSLKQELSKKKKKGKLPKEARQKLLSWWELHYKWPYPSETEKVALAESTGLDQKQINNWFINQRKRHWKPSEDMQFMVMDGLHPQNAALYMDGHYMGDGPYCLGP; the protein is encoded by the exons ATGGAGGAATATAATCAGATAAATGAGAATAGTAGTACTAGTAGGGGAAATTTCTTGTACGCATCTCAAGTTCTTGCATCAAATGGTTCTCCATATGGTAGAACAAGTAGTGGGTCAATACCGCCAGTTTTAACCTCTTTTCATCTTCAACCGAGTGATCAACACCCAATTGTGAAAACTGAAGCTAGTGCCTCACAACATGCCCAAAAATTCCattacaacaacaacaacaataacccGTTGTTGAGAGGGCACCAACCAATTCATCACCAACAAAAAGGGAATGAAAGCTCTAGTGAAGTGGAAGCTATTAAAGCCAAGATCATAGCTCATCCTCAGTACTCTAATCTCCTTGAAGCTTACATGGATTGTCAAAAA GTAGGAGCTCCACCTGAAGTAGTGGTACGACTAGCAGCTGTTCGACAAGAGTTCGAAGCAAGGCAAAGATCTTCAGTAACATCAAGAGATAACTCAAAAGACCCAGAACTTGATCAGTTTATG GAAGCTTACTATGATATGTTGGTGAAATATCGGGAGGAACTAACGAGACCAATACAAGAAGCTTGGGATTTCATGCGGAGGATCGAAGCTCAACTTAACATGCTTGGCAATGGTCCTGTGCGGATCTTTAATTCTG ATGAGAAATGTGAAGGTGTTGGTTCATCCGAAGAGGATCAAGACAATAGTGGCGGAGAAACCGAACTCCCTGAAATCGACCCACGTGCTGAAGATCGAGAACTGAAGAACCATTTATTGAGGAAATATAGTGGTTACTTAAGTAGTCTCAAGCAAGAACTAtccaagaaaaagaagaaagggaaaCTACCCAAAGAAGCTAGACAAAAATTGCTTAGTTGGTGGGAGTTACACTACAAATGGCCGTACCCGTCG GAGACTGAGAAGGTGGCATTGGCTGAATCAACTGGTTTAGACcagaaacaaattaataattggtTCATAAACCAAAGGAAACGCCATTGGAAACCTTCTGAAGACATGCAATTCATGGTGATGGATGGTCTGCATCCGCAAAATGCAGCTTTATATATGGATGGTCATTACATGGGTGATGGTCCTTACTGTTTGGGACCATGA